One genomic window of Evansella cellulosilytica DSM 2522 includes the following:
- a CDS encoding TRAP transporter small permease → MIKWFDNLLIKFEKLVLSWAIIIIAVMTFGNVIYRQITDRSWGFAQEVSEIAIIMATFFGISYAARYGRHISMSAFFDMAPKRVKKFLSIFNPLVTALILFTLCYFAYEYMMHPLNQVRTTSAMEIPYWIMLMPIVIGFFLGGIQFLRNMWVNITNEEVYLAQEKKDYDEQ, encoded by the coding sequence GTGATAAAGTGGTTTGACAATTTACTTATAAAATTTGAAAAATTAGTGCTGAGCTGGGCGATCATTATTATTGCAGTTATGACTTTCGGTAATGTTATTTATCGTCAGATTACAGATCGAAGCTGGGGATTTGCCCAAGAAGTAAGTGAAATAGCAATTATTATGGCAACCTTTTTTGGCATAAGTTACGCAGCGAGGTATGGACGCCACATCAGCATGTCTGCATTTTTTGATATGGCACCAAAGAGGGTGAAGAAGTTTTTGTCAATTTTTAATCCTTTAGTAACAGCGCTTATACTATTTACATTATGTTATTTTGCCTATGAATATATGATGCATCCTCTAAATCAAGTGAGAACAACAAGTGCTATGGAAATTCCGTATTGGATTATGTTAATGCCAATAGTAATTGGCTTTTTCTTAGGCGGTATTCAATTCTTAAGAAATATGTGGGTGAATATTACGAATGAAGAAGTTTACTTAGCACAGGAAAAGAAGGATTATGATGAACAATAA
- a CDS encoding divergent PAP2 family protein yields MDYLTNFPLWVALFTIGFAQFIKVPLQYLATKRFDWSLLTSTGGMPSSHSGAVTALSTAIALEEGVGSPLFAISAIFGIIVMFDATGVRRHAGEQATVLNRLVTDFNKLVEEMKTWPKKEEQEKRKELKELLGHQPIEVFFGGLLGIILTLIIHAILY; encoded by the coding sequence ATGGATTATTTAACAAACTTCCCTTTATGGGTTGCCCTGTTTACAATTGGTTTTGCGCAATTTATTAAAGTTCCATTACAATACTTAGCTACGAAAAGGTTTGACTGGTCACTACTTACTAGTACTGGTGGTATGCCTAGCTCACATTCAGGAGCAGTTACTGCATTATCTACCGCAATAGCCTTAGAAGAAGGTGTCGGTTCTCCTCTTTTTGCAATATCAGCCATTTTCGGTATCATCGTTATGTTTGATGCTACTGGCGTTAGACGTCATGCAGGTGAACAAGCTACCGTATTAAATCGGTTAGTGACTGACTTTAATAAGTTAGTGGAAGAAATGAAGACATGGCCAAAGAAAGAAGAACAAGAAAAAAGAAAAGAATTAAAAGAACTATTAGGGCATCAACCTATCGAAGTTTTTTTTGGTGGTTTATTAGGAATTATACTGACATTAATCATACATGCGATTCTATATTAA
- a CDS encoding 3D domain-containing protein has protein sequence MIRFQKPMKHMLFTILLLGALLTTFMSISNVSAEQLKEWINEEPFWVRENISLEAGNLSLRKSGLETRYLPLEVKKYDRYIMSHEVIEGTPLTLEDSQDWSVYPSIEVVATGYTAGPESTGKTEGHPLYGITFSGVKVKRDIYSTVAADPSVFPIGTILFIPGYGYGVVADTGSAIKGNKIDLYYETVDEVFEEWGKKSVEVYIIEEGNGHLSEEELIDLNEDEAVQVFRRQMSFVDAS, from the coding sequence ATGATTCGCTTTCAAAAGCCAATGAAGCATATGTTATTTACAATATTACTTCTTGGTGCTTTACTTACGACATTTATGAGTATCTCAAATGTAAGTGCTGAACAGTTAAAAGAATGGATAAATGAGGAGCCGTTTTGGGTACGTGAAAATATTAGTCTAGAGGCAGGGAATTTAAGTCTACGTAAATCTGGACTAGAAACGAGATATTTACCTTTAGAGGTTAAAAAGTATGATAGGTATATTATGTCACATGAAGTAATTGAAGGAACACCTCTTACTCTTGAGGATTCGCAGGATTGGTCTGTTTATCCTTCGATTGAGGTTGTTGCAACAGGATACACTGCTGGTCCAGAATCAACAGGTAAAACTGAAGGGCATCCTCTTTATGGTATTACATTTTCAGGGGTGAAGGTAAAACGTGACATATACTCCACTGTTGCTGCTGATCCGAGTGTTTTCCCAATAGGAACAATACTTTTTATTCCAGGATACGGGTATGGTGTTGTGGCTGATACTGGTTCAGCGATTAAGGGAAACAAAATTGATCTGTATTATGAAACAGTAGATGAAGTTTTTGAGGAGTGGGGTAAAAAGTCTGTAGAAGTTTATATTATTGAAGAAGGTAATGGTCATTTAAGTGAAGAGGAATTAATCGACTTGAATGAAGATGAGGCAGTTCAAGTTTTTCGAAGACAAATGTCTTTTGTTGATGCTTCTTAA
- a CDS encoding YuiB family protein — protein MLSLPQLIIAIVLYFVLFFGIGFILNMLLRSTWTMAIIYPIVIFFIVDNSGFFSYFTRPGEVFPIFWNDLIALKSADVVILISGMVGAVLSGIAIRMLRVRGYQMF, from the coding sequence ATGCTAAGTTTACCGCAATTAATTATAGCAATCGTACTTTATTTTGTTCTTTTCTTTGGAATAGGTTTTATTTTAAATATGTTACTTAGATCTACTTGGACGATGGCAATCATTTATCCAATCGTTATCTTTTTCATTGTAGATAACTCTGGTTTCTTTTCTTATTTTACTCGCCCTGGTGAAGTGTTTCCGATATTTTGGAATGACTTAATTGCATTAAAAAGTGCAGACGTCGTAATATTAATTTCGGGGATGGTTGGTGCAGTTTTATCAGGTATTGCAATTCGAATGTTAAGAGTTCGTGGGTACCAAATGTTTTAA
- a CDS encoding YuiA family protein — protein sequence MALKDKKLNSKDCPYCVGKGYFQLLLGGSETCMSCEGSGQKR from the coding sequence ATGGCTCTTAAAGATAAAAAACTAAATTCGAAGGATTGTCCATATTGTGTAGGGAAAGGCTATTTTCAACTATTATTAGGTGGTTCTGAAACGTGTATGAGTTGTGAAGGGTCTGGTCAAAAAAGGTGA
- a CDS encoding NAD(P)/FAD-dependent oxidoreductase produces the protein MMNKKPKIVILGAGYGGMMTASRLQKANAYQDAEITLVNKHNYHYQTTWLHEPAAGTLHHDRTRMLIDSVIDTNKINFVKDAVSEIKTDEKKVILENGELEYDYLVVGLGSEPETFGIPGVNEHAFSIRSVNSVRLIREHIEYMFANYNKEEEKHDDYLHFVVAGAGFTGIEFVGELSERVPELCAEYDIAREKVKIYSVEAAPTALPGFDEDLVTYAMNLLEDRGVEFLINTPIEEVTAEGVKLKGGEEIKSRTVVWTTGVRGSSILDKSGFETMRGRIKVEKDLRAPGHDDIFVIGDCALIINEEINRPYPPTAQIAIQQALTCAKNLKALLAGSEKLQEFKPDIKGTVASLGGKEAIGLVGSKKLFGTTASAMKKVIDNKYLYQLGGMPLVLKKGKFNVF, from the coding sequence ATGATGAATAAAAAGCCTAAAATAGTCATTTTAGGAGCGGGTTACGGTGGAATGATGACAGCATCAAGATTACAAAAGGCAAATGCATATCAAGATGCAGAAATTACTTTAGTAAATAAGCATAATTATCATTATCAAACGACTTGGTTACACGAGCCAGCAGCAGGTACGTTACACCATGATCGTACAAGAATGCTGATTGATAGTGTTATCGATACAAATAAAATTAACTTTGTTAAAGATGCTGTCAGTGAAATAAAAACAGATGAGAAAAAGGTTATTCTTGAAAATGGTGAATTAGAGTACGACTATTTAGTTGTTGGCTTAGGATCAGAGCCAGAGACGTTCGGTATTCCCGGTGTTAACGAACATGCATTTTCGATCCGCAGCGTTAACTCTGTTCGCTTAATTCGTGAACATATTGAATATATGTTTGCAAATTACAATAAAGAGGAAGAAAAACATGATGATTACCTACATTTTGTAGTAGCTGGTGCTGGGTTTACTGGTATTGAATTTGTTGGTGAATTATCAGAGCGTGTTCCTGAATTATGTGCAGAATATGATATTGCCCGTGAGAAAGTTAAAATTTATTCTGTAGAAGCTGCGCCAACTGCATTACCTGGTTTTGACGAAGATCTTGTCACTTATGCAATGAATTTATTAGAAGATCGTGGAGTCGAATTCCTCATTAATACACCGATAGAAGAAGTGACTGCCGAAGGCGTAAAGTTAAAAGGCGGAGAAGAGATTAAGTCTCGAACTGTAGTTTGGACTACTGGAGTTAGAGGAAGTTCAATTCTAGATAAATCTGGATTTGAAACAATGCGTGGCCGTATTAAAGTAGAAAAAGATTTAAGAGCACCAGGTCACGATGATATTTTTGTTATAGGTGATTGTGCATTAATTATTAACGAAGAAATTAATCGTCCTTACCCTCCAACAGCACAAATTGCTATTCAACAAGCGCTGACATGTGCTAAAAATTTGAAGGCATTATTAGCTGGAAGTGAGAAATTACAGGAGTTTAAGCCTGACATTAAAGGTACAGTTGCTTCACTTGGTGGTAAAGAGGCAATCGGTTTAGTTGGTTCTAAAAAACTGTTTGGCACTACAGCATCTGCAATGAAAAAAGTAATTGATAACAAATATTTATATCAACTAGGTGGCATGCCTTTAGTGCTTAAAAAAGGAAAATTTAATGTTTTTTAA
- a CDS encoding NAD(P)/FAD-dependent oxidoreductase, which produces MTTEREVYDVTIIGGGPVGLFTAFYGGMRQMKVKIIESMPQLGGQLSALYPEKYIYDVAGFPKVRAQELVDELWKQANQFEPTVVLEQSVDKVEKGDDNIFTLTTTKEKHYTKTVIITAGVGAFQPRRLEVEGAEEYEGKNLHYFVNDLNKFAGDRVLLSGGGDSAVDWTLMLEDIAEEITIVHRRNKFRAHEHSVEQLTGSQKIGIKTPYVITKLHGNGDKITSVDIQEKNGDTTETIDIDTLIVNFGFISNLGPIKEWGLEIEKNSIVVNSKMETNIEGVYAAGDIATYDGKVKLIATGFGEAPIAVSSAKSYVDPNAKAHPGHSTSLF; this is translated from the coding sequence TTGACGACAGAAAGAGAAGTTTATGACGTAACGATTATCGGGGGCGGACCAGTTGGTCTCTTTACTGCATTTTATGGTGGGATGAGACAGATGAAGGTGAAAATTATAGAATCTATGCCTCAACTTGGTGGGCAATTATCTGCTTTATACCCTGAAAAGTACATTTATGACGTAGCGGGATTTCCAAAAGTCCGTGCACAAGAGTTAGTTGATGAATTGTGGAAACAAGCAAATCAATTTGAACCAACTGTTGTTTTAGAACAATCAGTTGATAAAGTTGAAAAAGGTGACGATAACATCTTTACATTAACAACAACGAAAGAAAAGCATTACACAAAAACAGTTATTATCACTGCGGGTGTTGGTGCTTTCCAACCAAGACGTTTAGAGGTTGAAGGTGCTGAGGAGTACGAAGGTAAAAACTTACACTATTTTGTTAATGACTTAAACAAATTCGCTGGAGACCGGGTTCTTTTATCTGGTGGTGGTGATTCTGCAGTTGATTGGACGCTTATGCTTGAAGATATTGCAGAAGAAATTACAATCGTTCATAGAAGAAATAAATTCCGCGCACATGAGCACAGTGTGGAGCAATTAACAGGTTCTCAAAAAATTGGTATTAAGACACCTTATGTGATTACTAAATTACACGGCAATGGAGATAAGATTACTTCTGTTGATATTCAAGAAAAAAATGGAGATACAACTGAAACAATTGATATCGACACGCTAATTGTAAACTTTGGTTTCATTTCTAACCTTGGTCCAATTAAAGAGTGGGGCTTGGAAATCGAGAAAAATTCCATTGTTGTCAATTCTAAAATGGAAACAAACATCGAAGGCGTTTATGCAGCTGGGGATATTGCTACATACGACGGAAAAGTTAAATTAATTGCTACTGGATTTGGAGAAGCACCAATTGCAGTCAGCAGTGCTAAATCTTACGTAGACCCTAATGCAAAAGCTCATCCTGGACATAGTACTAGTTTGTTTTAA
- a CDS encoding HesB/IscA family protein — translation MINITEAAASQIKTMMEEEGEAKYLRVGVKGGGCSGLSYGMGFETEVTDKDETFVKHGIQVVVDNESAPMLKDVQIDYKQNMMGGGFTIDNPNAIASCGCGSSFRTATNAGTPEDC, via the coding sequence ATGATTAACATTACAGAAGCAGCAGCTTCTCAAATTAAAACAATGATGGAAGAAGAAGGAGAGGCTAAATACCTCAGAGTTGGAGTAAAGGGTGGAGGCTGCAGCGGACTTTCTTATGGAATGGGCTTCGAAACAGAAGTAACTGATAAAGATGAAACTTTTGTAAAACATGGTATTCAAGTTGTTGTAGATAACGAAAGTGCACCGATGCTAAAGGATGTTCAAATTGATTATAAACAAAACATGATGGGCGGCGGATTTACGATTGATAATCCTAACGCCATCGCATCTTGTGGTTGTGGATCTTCTTTTAGAACAGCAACTAATGCTGGCACACCGGAAGATTGCTAA
- the mqnE gene encoding aminofutalosine synthase MqnE, which translates to MSIVLLDQSLEDIKDKVINGERLTIEDGLKLYDTPDLLTVAQLANQVNEQKNGDNVYFIENMYINPTNVCEASCAFCGFKRKPGEEGAYTMDEEALLKYVSDRWNDNIREFHIVGGHNHEVPFEYYLNTVRVLKKHYPQCTVKAYTGAEIEFFSRISGLSMKEVLEELIKAGLDTIPGGGAEILTENYRAKMSPEKASTDQWLEAHEIAHGLGLKTHATMLYGSIESKEERLIHMDRLRQLQDRTNGYMVFIPLAMQPKSVNAGLKRRTSAYDDLRTIAISRLMLDNFDHIKAYWINIGPQLTQMALTFGSSDIHGTLIEERISHSAGALTSQGLTRSELTHLIKGANKKPVERDTFYNVIKTY; encoded by the coding sequence ATGAGCATCGTACTTTTAGATCAAAGTTTAGAAGATATTAAAGACAAAGTAATAAACGGAGAACGTCTTACAATTGAAGATGGCCTTAAGCTATATGACACGCCTGACTTACTTACTGTAGCTCAATTAGCCAATCAAGTAAACGAGCAAAAAAATGGGGATAACGTTTATTTTATTGAAAATATGTACATTAATCCTACGAACGTTTGTGAAGCAAGCTGCGCATTTTGTGGATTTAAACGTAAGCCGGGTGAAGAAGGTGCTTACACAATGGATGAGGAAGCACTTCTCAAGTACGTATCTGATCGTTGGAATGACAACATTAGAGAGTTCCATATCGTTGGTGGACATAACCACGAAGTACCTTTTGAATATTACTTAAACACTGTTCGTGTCTTAAAGAAACATTACCCACAGTGTACGGTGAAGGCCTATACAGGTGCTGAAATTGAATTTTTCTCCAGAATTTCTGGTCTTTCTATGAAAGAAGTTTTAGAAGAACTCATCAAAGCTGGTCTAGATACAATACCTGGTGGTGGTGCTGAAATTCTTACTGAAAACTATCGTGCAAAAATGAGTCCAGAGAAAGCTTCCACGGACCAATGGTTAGAAGCGCATGAAATTGCTCATGGATTAGGGTTAAAAACGCATGCAACAATGCTTTATGGATCAATTGAATCTAAAGAAGAGCGCTTAATCCATATGGATCGCCTTCGTCAATTACAAGATCGAACAAATGGCTATATGGTCTTTATCCCATTAGCAATGCAGCCAAAAAGTGTAAACGCCGGATTAAAGCGCCGCACATCTGCTTATGATGATTTAAGAACAATTGCGATTAGCCGCTTAATGCTTGATAACTTTGATCATATTAAAGCGTATTGGATTAATATCGGTCCACAACTTACACAAATGGCATTAACGTTCGGAAGCTCTGATATTCACGGAACACTAATTGAAGAGCGAATTTCTCATTCAGCTGGTGCCTTGACCTCACAAGGGTTGACTCGAAGCGAGCTTACGCACCTTATAAAAGGAGCGAACAAAAAGCCCGTTGAAAGAGATACATTCTATAACGTTATAAAAACCTATTAG
- the dapF gene encoding diaminopimelate epimerase — translation MKFTKMHGLGNQYIFVNQFEEKLREEELVALSIEVSDVFTGIGSDGMILIGPSTVADLQMRIFNKDGSEAKNCGNGLRCVAKYAYDNDLVNKLSMTIETLGGIVEASVEVNEETNTVTRVTVDMGVPRLEPKEIPLLGTEKTPVIKEGIEVDNARHEMTAVSMGNPHAVFFVNSIENAPLTTLGPKIEKHPRFPDSVNVEFVQQVSTREMHFRVWERGSGITQACGTGACAAVVAAVLNGFSKKGEEVLVHLAGGDLHITWDKDDRVWMTGPAETICIGEYVRKKNRV, via the coding sequence ATGAAGTTTACTAAAATGCATGGACTTGGAAATCAATATATTTTTGTGAATCAGTTTGAGGAAAAGCTTCGAGAAGAGGAATTAGTAGCATTGTCGATAGAAGTTTCAGATGTTTTTACTGGTATTGGTTCTGACGGGATGATTCTTATAGGACCATCTACAGTAGCGGATTTACAAATGCGAATATTTAATAAGGATGGTTCCGAAGCAAAAAACTGTGGGAACGGACTACGTTGTGTTGCTAAATATGCGTATGATAACGACCTCGTCAATAAGCTTTCTATGACGATTGAAACATTGGGTGGAATTGTTGAAGCAAGTGTAGAGGTGAATGAGGAAACGAATACAGTGACTCGCGTTACTGTAGACATGGGTGTACCACGGTTAGAGCCGAAAGAAATACCTTTGTTAGGGACAGAAAAAACACCAGTAATCAAAGAAGGAATAGAAGTAGACAATGCCAGACATGAAATGACGGCAGTTTCGATGGGGAACCCTCACGCCGTATTTTTTGTAAACTCTATAGAAAATGCGCCACTAACGACATTAGGGCCTAAAATAGAAAAACACCCGCGCTTCCCTGATAGTGTTAATGTTGAATTTGTTCAACAAGTATCTACTCGCGAAATGCATTTTCGTGTGTGGGAAAGAGGATCGGGCATTACACAAGCGTGTGGGACAGGCGCATGTGCAGCAGTGGTTGCGGCAGTACTAAATGGTTTTTCGAAAAAAGGGGAAGAGGTTTTGGTTCACCTAGCAGGAGGAGATCTCCATATTACGTGGGATAAAGACGATCGCGTTTGGATGACAGGTCCTGCTGAAACGATTTGTATTGGTGAATATGTAAGAAAGAAAAATAGAGTGTAA
- a CDS encoding YuzB family protein → MKPIIEFCVSNIVSGTKAVKEELEKDPNLDVIEYGCLSYCGQCARKKFALVNGELVSGETNEELLANIYTFIDDNLMF, encoded by the coding sequence TTGAAGCCAATTATTGAATTTTGTGTTAGCAATATAGTAAGTGGAACGAAAGCTGTGAAAGAAGAATTAGAGAAAGATCCTAACCTCGATGTTATTGAATACGGATGTCTTAGTTATTGTGGGCAATGTGCAAGAAAGAAGTTTGCTTTAGTAAATGGCGAGCTTGTTTCTGGAGAAACGAATGAAGAATTGCTAGCGAATATTTATACATTTATAGACGATAATCTTATGTTTTAA
- a CDS encoding NAD(P)/FAD-dependent oxidoreductase translates to MRNLLILGGGYGGLRVIQRLLASDMLRGVSITLVEKEPYHSLKTEFYALAAGTVADTHLRLSFPNDVRLELKFETVTDIILEEQKVALSNGEQLHYDDLVIGLGCEDRYHGIPGAAENTLSIQSMRRSRKTYHVLQSIKANGTVAIVGGGLSGVELASELRESRPDLNIQLYDRGKNILSMFPPKLYHYVTEWLVQNGVEIINEANITKAEKTVLYNHDEPVPVDAIIWTAGIQANRLVRELNVEKDSMGRIMVTKYHNIPSHENVFIVGDCAALNHAPSAQLAESQAEQIAMLLIKKWHDDPYPEEMPRIKLKGVLGSLGKKHGFGLMGEKALTGRVPRVLKSGVLWMYKHHSGH, encoded by the coding sequence GTGCGGAATTTATTAATCTTAGGTGGCGGATACGGAGGACTTCGAGTAATACAAAGGTTACTAGCTTCTGATATGCTTAGAGGTGTTTCTATCACTTTAGTAGAGAAGGAGCCATACCATAGTTTAAAAACAGAATTTTATGCGCTAGCTGCTGGTACAGTTGCCGATACTCATTTAAGATTGTCCTTTCCAAATGACGTTCGTCTTGAACTAAAATTTGAAACAGTTACCGATATTATTTTAGAAGAACAAAAAGTTGCTTTGTCGAATGGAGAACAGCTACATTACGATGACCTTGTTATCGGATTAGGCTGTGAAGATCGTTATCATGGGATCCCAGGAGCAGCTGAAAATACACTTAGTATTCAAAGTATGAGGCGATCTCGCAAAACTTATCATGTCCTACAAAGTATAAAAGCAAATGGTACTGTCGCTATAGTTGGTGGCGGTTTAAGCGGGGTTGAATTAGCAAGTGAGTTACGTGAAAGCCGGCCTGATCTTAACATCCAATTATATGATAGAGGGAAAAATATACTTTCAATGTTCCCCCCGAAGCTTTATCACTATGTAACAGAATGGTTAGTACAAAATGGCGTTGAAATTATTAACGAAGCCAATATTACAAAGGCTGAAAAAACTGTATTATACAATCATGATGAACCAGTTCCAGTAGATGCAATTATTTGGACAGCAGGTATTCAAGCAAATCGATTAGTAAGAGAGTTAAATGTCGAAAAGGATAGTATGGGTAGAATTATGGTAACAAAATATCATAACATTCCATCACACGAAAATGTATTTATTGTAGGAGATTGTGCAGCATTAAACCATGCACCAAGCGCTCAATTAGCAGAATCACAGGCGGAACAAATTGCTATGCTTCTTATAAAAAAATGGCATGATGATCCATACCCTGAGGAAATGCCAAGGATAAAGCTGAAAGGTGTGTTAGGTTCATTAGGGAAAAAACACGGTTTTGGTTTAATGGGTGAAAAAGCCCTTACTGGGAGAGTACCTCGTGTTCTCAAATCAGGAGTCCTTTGGATGTATAAACATCATTCTGGACATTAA
- a CDS encoding YuzD family protein, whose protein sequence is MKEIKITIFGAEEKCASCIHLPSAYETMEWLEAAITRKFPDREISFKYCDIENANYSTDEEKRFSEMILNDEYFYPLVVLNGEVIAEGNPHLSSIYKVIENM, encoded by the coding sequence ATGAAAGAGATAAAAATTACGATATTTGGCGCAGAAGAAAAATGTGCGAGCTGCATACATTTACCAAGTGCTTATGAAACGATGGAATGGTTAGAGGCTGCTATTACAAGAAAATTTCCAGATCGAGAAATATCATTCAAGTACTGTGATATTGAAAATGCTAACTATAGCACTGACGAAGAGAAACGCTTTTCTGAGATGATATTAAACGATGAATATTTTTATCCACTAGTAGTACTTAATGGAGAAGTAATCGCAGAAGGGAATCCTCATTTATCATCTATTTATAAGGTGATTGAAAACATGTAG
- a CDS encoding NifU family protein, with amino-acid sequence MAEATMESQVQEVLDKLRPFLLRDGGDVELVDVEDGIVKVRLMGACGSCPSSTITLKAGIERALLEEVPGVKELEQVF; translated from the coding sequence ATGGCAGAAGCTACAATGGAATCACAAGTTCAAGAAGTACTTGATAAATTACGTCCATTCTTACTTCGTGACGGTGGGGATGTAGAGTTAGTTGATGTAGAGGATGGAATCGTAAAGGTTCGTTTAATGGGTGCATGCGGTTCATGCCCAAGTTCTACAATTACTTTAAAAGCTGGGATTGAACGTGCACTACTTGAAGAAGTACCAGGTGTAAAAGAATTAGAACAGGTATTTTAA
- the yutH gene encoding spore coat putative kinase YutH, translated as MLERAMFDTFRIYPEQVMSVGDDQLILSDGVQYLLREIDSAMLNIIREKEAMAEWLEFYGEQDVAKLLRQDGKGRTLHVDGQEWIAFEIPSSKTIISDNNLGKRLAKFHQRGASYAPHQKSSQNLSWKAKWTKRLDQLENWFVYISNKSGKTYFDEQFCLTFPYFLGLSENAIQYITDMELDNQVQTPPFYTICHVRFKSNTWLTLDETSTSRIKVPTDFTYDHFTRDIAEYIRNIWSEKGWSEACKKEVLLFLKEYEMIHRLTSYEQKKLIARLMFPIHYFEMVEEYYQSNDEKQMRRREKECLHIFESASDYEELLKFIVDKFAQLHSNIELPHWIPSKTTRKEVVKMSQHKIAARLQK; from the coding sequence ATGTTAGAAAGAGCAATGTTTGATACCTTTAGAATATATCCAGAGCAAGTGATGAGTGTCGGGGATGACCAGTTGATATTATCTGATGGTGTACAGTATCTCCTTCGTGAAATAGATTCGGCTATGCTCAATATAATAAGGGAAAAAGAGGCAATGGCAGAGTGGTTGGAGTTCTATGGGGAACAAGATGTTGCTAAGCTACTTAGACAAGATGGAAAGGGACGGACACTACATGTTGATGGGCAAGAATGGATTGCATTTGAAATACCAAGTAGTAAAACGATTATTAGTGATAATAATCTAGGTAAACGACTCGCAAAATTTCATCAACGAGGAGCGAGCTATGCACCACATCAAAAGTCTTCACAAAATTTAAGTTGGAAAGCTAAATGGACAAAACGTTTAGATCAATTAGAAAACTGGTTTGTATATATATCTAATAAAAGCGGAAAAACATACTTTGATGAACAGTTTTGCCTAACATTCCCATACTTTCTAGGTCTAAGTGAAAATGCTATCCAATACATCACAGACATGGAATTAGATAATCAAGTGCAAACGCCTCCCTTTTATACGATTTGCCATGTGCGTTTTAAATCAAATACATGGCTCACACTGGATGAAACATCTACCTCTCGTATAAAAGTTCCTACTGATTTTACGTATGATCACTTTACAAGAGATATCGCAGAATATATTAGAAACATTTGGAGTGAAAAAGGTTGGTCAGAAGCATGTAAAAAAGAAGTATTATTATTTTTAAAAGAGTATGAAATGATTCATCGGCTTACTTCATATGAACAAAAAAAATTAATTGCCAGGCTTATGTTTCCTATTCATTATTTTGAGATGGTCGAAGAATATTATCAATCAAATGACGAGAAACAAATGAGAAGACGTGAGAAAGAATGCTTGCACATATTTGAAAGCGCAAGTGACTATGAGGAGCTTTTAAAATTTATTGTAGATAAATTTGCTCAATTACATTCTAATATTGAATTACCTCACTGGATTCCTTCAAAAACGACACGGAAAGAAGTAGTGAAAATGTCTCAACATAAAATCGCAGCCCGTTTACAAAAATGA
- a CDS encoding phosphatidylglycerophosphatase A family protein, which yields MKENSKYYTETARNWLIERGVSIDDIAELVYYLQKNYIDELTLDLCIEHIEAVLKKREVQNAILTGVMLDRLAEEKKLDEPLQGVIERDEGLYGVDEVIALSIVNVYGSIGFTNYGYIDKQKPGVLQKLNDKSQGCHTFLDDIVGAIAAAASSRLAHSAEDTE from the coding sequence TTGAAAGAGAATAGCAAATACTATACGGAAACTGCAAGGAATTGGTTAATTGAACGAGGCGTATCTATTGATGATATTGCAGAGTTAGTGTATTACTTGCAGAAAAATTATATTGATGAGCTAACTTTGGATTTGTGTATTGAACATATCGAAGCTGTACTTAAAAAGCGCGAAGTACAAAACGCCATTTTAACAGGGGTAATGCTCGACCGTTTAGCTGAAGAAAAGAAGCTTGATGAACCACTGCAAGGCGTTATAGAAAGAGATGAAGGCTTGTATGGGGTGGATGAGGTTATTGCATTATCCATCGTAAACGTATACGGTTCAATTGGTTTTACAAACTATGGCTATATTGACAAACAAAAGCCTGGTGTCCTACAGAAGCTTAATGATAAAAGCCAAGGCTGTCACACCTTCTTAGATGATATCGTAGGTGCAATTGCTGCTGCAGCATCTAGTCGACTTGCTCATAGCGCTGAAGATACGGAATAA